Proteins encoded by one window of Bacteroidia bacterium:
- a CDS encoding ABC transporter ATP-binding protein encodes MEKEVVIKTDKLTKRFGDFIATNEVTFEVYAGEIFGFLGANGAGKTTAMKMLCGLSKPSSGNATIAGFDIYKQTEEIKKNIGYMSQKFSLYEDLTVIENIHFFGGIYGLSDKQLKAKSDELIEKLGLQSEAKKLVASLPLGWKQKLAFSVAVIHEPKIVFLDEPTGGVDPVTRRQFWDLIYSAADRGITIFVTTHYMDEAEYCNRVSIMVDGVIEALDTPDNLKKQFSASSMDEVFYELAREAKRKSD; translated from the coding sequence ATTGAAAAAGAAGTAGTAATAAAAACAGACAAGTTAACCAAGCGTTTTGGCGATTTCATCGCTACAAACGAAGTTACGTTTGAAGTATATGCAGGGGAAATTTTCGGCTTCTTAGGTGCGAACGGTGCAGGTAAAACAACCGCAATGAAAATGCTTTGCGGACTTTCCAAACCCTCATCGGGCAATGCCACCATTGCGGGGTTTGATATCTACAAACAAACTGAAGAAATAAAAAAGAACATCGGCTATATGAGCCAGAAATTTTCGCTATACGAAGATTTAACTGTAATAGAAAACATACATTTTTTTGGTGGCATTTATGGCTTATCCGATAAGCAACTAAAAGCAAAAAGCGATGAACTGATTGAAAAATTGGGATTGCAAAGCGAAGCAAAAAAATTAGTGGCTTCATTGCCGTTGGGTTGGAAACAGAAATTAGCATTTTCAGTTGCCGTAATACACGAACCTAAAATTGTTTTTTTAGACGAACCCACAGGAGGTGTTGACCCTGTTACCAGACGGCAATTTTGGGATTTGATTTATTCGGCAGCAGACAGAGGCATTACCATTTTCGTAACTACCCACTATATGGACGAAGCCGAATACTGCAACCGTGTTTCTATAATGGTGGACGGAGTAATAGAAGCATTGGACACACCCGATAATTTGAAAAAACAATTTTCCGCTTCATCAATGGACGAAGTGTTTTATGAGTTGGCAAGAGAAGCAAAACGAAAATCAGATTAA
- a CDS encoding XRE family transcriptional regulator, which translates to MFISKNIAFLRKRRELTQQQLADILSITRTAVTNYELGKSVPEFETFIALCKYFDVTLDDMTFKRLDSNQNLRKAVTNSAIIELNPSAKANCFISDQKASAGFGRLIENPKLIEQLPAITLPNAPHGLNIAFQITGDSMHPTVRHLDYVSGNQINDVKDIRNGYTYVLVDKDDGIIYKRIYKERAGIRIVSDNPDYPPYMRETDSILAYFKAFCRLSFDFRPYYDDIRKDLHQLQKDVDWLKGKVK; encoded by the coding sequence ATGTTTATTTCAAAGAATATCGCTTTTTTAAGGAAAAGAAGAGAGTTGACTCAGCAGCAATTGGCTGATATTTTGAGTATTACCCGAACTGCGGTTACAAATTATGAATTAGGTAAATCAGTGCCTGAATTTGAAACATTCATAGCATTATGCAAATATTTTGATGTCACTTTGGATGACATGACTTTTAAGAGGTTAGACTCTAACCAAAACTTACGAAAAGCGGTTACTAATTCGGCAATTATAGAGTTAAACCCTTCTGCAAAAGCAAATTGTTTTATTTCCGACCAAAAGGCATCGGCAGGTTTCGGCAGATTAATTGAAAACCCTAAACTGATAGAGCAATTACCGGCTATTACATTGCCGAATGCTCCGCATGGATTAAATATCGCCTTTCAGATTACAGGCGACAGTATGCACCCTACGGTAAGGCATCTTGACTATGTTTCAGGTAATCAAATAAACGATGTTAAAGATATTCGCAATGGTTATACCTACGTTCTTGTGGATAAAGACGATGGTATAATTTACAAACGTATTTACAAAGAGAGGGCTGGCATTCGCATTGTTTCCGATAATCCCGATTATCCGCCTTACATGAGAGAAACCGACTCCATATTGGCTTATTTTAAGGCATTCTGCCGTTTGTCATTTGACTTCCGTCCGTATTATGATGACATTAGAAAGGACTTACATCAACTTCAAAAAGATGTGGATTGGTTGAAGGGAAAAGTGAAGTAA
- a CDS encoding ABC transporter permease, with protein MKQFLSFVKKEFYHVFRDSKTLLILFGIPIVLIVLFGFAVTNEIKDAKIVICDYAKDIATQNIIQKLEAGNQFKISNNLMSHTDIENAFKAENIKLAIIFPAHFNEDLLHLNKAQVQIIADASDPNTANTLTNYVTVIIMDYQKELIKNKSNPYTISPEIRMLYNPELKGATNFVPGIMALVLLLVCVLMTAVSIVREKETGTMEVLLVSPISPFLVIISKAIPYLFLSLINLAVILLLSVFLLEIPVNGSIWLLIAESALLIICALSLGLLISNITQSQQSAMLISLMGMLVPTLLFTGFMFPIENMPVPLQIISNIFPSKWYYIIVKSIMIKGLGISAIWKETFILFGTTFFLLFVSLKTFNNRLS; from the coding sequence ATGAAACAGTTTTTATCATTTGTAAAAAAAGAGTTTTATCACGTTTTCCGTGATAGTAAAACTTTGTTGATACTATTCGGCATACCGATAGTGTTAATTGTTCTATTCGGCTTTGCCGTAACTAACGAAATCAAAGATGCAAAAATTGTTATTTGTGATTATGCTAAAGATATTGCAACACAAAATATCATTCAAAAATTGGAAGCAGGAAATCAATTTAAAATTTCAAATAATTTAATGAGCCACACGGATATTGAAAATGCCTTTAAAGCAGAAAATATAAAATTGGCAATTATTTTTCCTGCTCACTTTAATGAAGATTTATTGCACCTGAATAAAGCACAAGTACAAATTATAGCTGATGCTTCTGACCCAAATACAGCCAACACCTTAACAAATTACGTCACGGTAATAATTATGGATTATCAAAAAGAACTTATAAAGAACAAAAGTAATCCATATACTATTTCTCCCGAAATACGAATGTTGTATAATCCTGAACTGAAAGGAGCAACCAATTTTGTACCGGGTATTATGGCGTTAGTACTTTTATTAGTTTGTGTGCTTATGACGGCAGTATCCATTGTTCGAGAAAAAGAAACAGGTACAATGGAAGTATTATTGGTTTCTCCTATTAGTCCATTTTTGGTAATCATTTCCAAAGCCATTCCTTACCTGTTTTTATCACTTATCAATCTTGCAGTAATTCTTTTATTAAGTGTTTTTCTTTTGGAAATACCTGTAAATGGAAGTATTTGGTTATTAATTGCCGAAAGTGCATTGCTTATCATTTGTGCCCTGTCATTAGGATTACTGATTTCTAATATTACGCAATCACAGCAATCGGCAATGCTTATTTCACTAATGGGAATGTTAGTGCCTACATTGTTGTTTACAGGTTTTATGTTTCCAATAGAAAATATGCCTGTCCCCCTACAAATTATCTCCAATATTTTCCCTTCAAAATGGTATTACATAATAGTAAAATCAATTATGATAAAAGGCTTGGGAATTTCTGCAATATGGAAAGAAACATTTATCCTGTTTGGAACAACTTTCTTTTTGCTATTTGTCAGTTTAAAAACTTTTAATAACAGACTTAGTTAA
- a CDS encoding IS1380 family transposase — translation MGVIDKIEFSDHQVSAWGGMKMMKDLVDGSKIKDELAKLPLPDKGSNRGYDPVQIIECFWTSIWIGAGRFSHSAYLRFDEVLKQIFGWKQAPSQSTYSRFFHKFDWKRNTETFVPLFQWFFNQIQFNNVTLDLDSTVITRYGEQEGAKKGYNAKKPGRNSHHPLLAFIPEVRMIANAWMRQGNTGATSSAKSFLAETLEILCNKKVGLVRCDSGFYSQDFLSELEAKNLNYVVAVKFYPTIKRELRSLTKWVSIKDGIEICEFNYQSPEWKAPRRMVAVRKNITKLKKATGRLLLFDEQIYSYRYSLYVTNLDLPAQQIWEMYKQRGDAENRIKELKYDFGLETFCATNFWGTEAAFRSILMAYNLMALFRQLVLKHKSQATLSTLRFKCFALGAWITKHARITTLKISATGEKRRWLDALFDTIPKITAPYSFSNA, via the coding sequence ATGGGTGTTATAGATAAGATAGAATTTAGCGACCATCAAGTTAGTGCTTGGGGCGGCATGAAGATGATGAAAGACTTAGTTGACGGGAGTAAAATAAAGGATGAATTAGCAAAGCTTCCTTTACCTGATAAAGGCTCTAATCGGGGCTATGATCCGGTACAAATAATAGAGTGTTTTTGGACAAGTATTTGGATTGGAGCAGGTAGATTTAGTCATTCAGCCTATTTGCGCTTTGACGAAGTACTGAAACAAATTTTTGGATGGAAACAAGCTCCTTCACAGAGTACCTACAGTAGATTTTTTCACAAGTTTGACTGGAAAAGGAATACAGAAACCTTTGTTCCTTTATTTCAATGGTTCTTTAATCAGATACAATTCAATAATGTAACCTTAGACTTAGACAGTACAGTTATAACACGCTATGGAGAGCAAGAGGGAGCCAAGAAAGGGTATAACGCAAAGAAACCCGGCCGCAATTCTCACCATCCACTACTGGCGTTTATACCGGAAGTACGTATGATAGCTAATGCTTGGATGCGACAAGGAAATACAGGAGCAACCAGTAGTGCGAAATCATTTTTGGCAGAAACTTTAGAAATATTATGCAACAAAAAAGTAGGTTTAGTGCGTTGCGATAGTGGTTTTTATAGTCAAGATTTTTTGAGCGAACTCGAAGCAAAAAATCTTAACTATGTGGTAGCGGTTAAATTTTATCCAACGATAAAAAGAGAACTGAGAAGCTTAACAAAATGGGTGAGCATTAAAGACGGAATAGAAATTTGCGAATTTAATTACCAATCACCTGAATGGAAAGCTCCTCGCAGAATGGTCGCTGTAAGAAAGAATATTACCAAACTAAAAAAAGCAACAGGTCGCTTATTGCTTTTTGATGAGCAGATTTACTCTTACCGATATAGTCTTTATGTTACAAATTTAGATTTACCGGCTCAGCAAATATGGGAGATGTATAAGCAACGAGGCGATGCAGAAAACAGAATTAAGGAGTTAAAATATGACTTCGGATTAGAAACATTTTGTGCTACTAATTTTTGGGGAACAGAAGCTGCATTTAGAAGCATTTTAATGGCATATAATCTAATGGCTTTGTTCCGTCAATTAGTGCTCAAGCATAAGTCTCAAGCCACTTTAAGTACTTTACGGTTTAAATGCTTTGCATTAGGCGCATGGATTACAAAACATGCCAGAATAACAACATTAAAAATAAGTGCGACCGGTGAAAAAAGACGTTGGTTAGATGCTCTTTTTGATACGATACCTAAAATAACCGCTCCTTATTCTTTTTCTAATGCATAA
- a CDS encoding ABC transporter ATP-binding protein, protein MVVLNNIIKTYDKGKVKAVNNVSFEVNKGELFGLIGADGAGKTSIFRILTTLLLPDSGTASVNGFDVVKDYKAIRKNVGYMPGKFSLYQDLSVKENLNFFATVFNTTVAQNYDLVKEIYVQLEPFKNRRAGKLSGGMKQKLALCCALIHRPTVLFLDEPTTGVDAVSRKEFWEMLKGLKQQGITILVSTPYMDEATLCERIALIQNGSIMSIDTPDEIIKQFPEKLFAVRADNMSRLLNVLRSNNQIKSCFSFGDFHHITMNNGKLTMDNLEKQLIEGGFQNVIIKEITPSVEDCFIHLMDKSMDNGKLKMDN, encoded by the coding sequence ATGGTTGTATTAAATAACATTATAAAAACCTATGACAAAGGCAAAGTAAAGGCGGTAAACAATGTTTCTTTTGAAGTAAACAAAGGCGAATTGTTTGGCTTGATTGGAGCAGACGGAGCAGGAAAAACAAGTATTTTCCGCATACTTACAACTTTGCTTTTGCCCGATAGCGGTACGGCTTCCGTAAATGGTTTTGATGTAGTGAAAGACTATAAAGCCATTCGCAAAAATGTAGGTTATATGCCGGGCAAATTTTCTTTGTATCAGGATTTATCAGTTAAAGAAAATCTGAACTTTTTTGCAACCGTATTCAATACCACTGTAGCGCAAAATTATGATTTGGTAAAGGAAATCTATGTACAGTTAGAGCCGTTTAAAAATCGCAGGGCTGGAAAATTGTCGGGCGGTATGAAACAGAAATTGGCTTTGTGTTGTGCTTTAATTCATCGTCCTACCGTATTGTTTTTAGATGAACCGACAACAGGCGTAGATGCAGTTTCAAGAAAAGAATTTTGGGAAATGCTTAAAGGCTTAAAACAACAGGGCATTACTATTTTGGTTTCCACGCCTTATATGGACGAAGCCACACTTTGCGAACGCATCGCATTGATACAAAACGGTAGTATAATGTCTATTGATACACCCGATGAAATTATAAAACAGTTCCCCGAAAAATTGTTTGCAGTAAGAGCAGACAATATGAGCAGGTTGCTGAATGTGTTGCGGAGCAACAACCAAATAAAAAGCTGTTTTTCATTTGGCGACTTTCATCACATAACAATGAATAATGGGAAATTGACAATGGACAATTTGGAAAAGCAGTTGATTGAAGGTGGGTTTCAAAATGTGATAATAAAAGAAATTACTCCAAGTGTTGAGGATTGCTTTATTCATTTAATGGACAAATCAATGGATAATGGAAAGTTGAAAATGGATAATTAA
- a CDS encoding TolC family protein: MIKIENKQKILWLFGLMLICNHCAMAQQSSSLSLDNCLEMAKQNYPLIKQYTLIEKTKEYSIANAQKGYLPQFNIAGQATYQSDVTKVPISLPNVTIPTMSKDQYRLYGEVSQSITNLFTVKDQKEYINANSEIETQKTEVELYKLRERINNLFFGILLIDAQIKQTELLKKDIQSGIEKANVAITNGVSIKSTADNLKAELLKANQRTIELKATRKGYADMLALFIGNPIDENTVFEKPHRQMFSSTINRPELKLFDMQKKTFDIQYKLITNKNMPRVSVFFQGGLGRPALNMLDNDFKGYYIGGLRLNWNITGFYTYKNEKRTLALNQSFIDIQRETFLFNTNLALKQQNTDITKMQELIEADKSIVTLRESVKATTQNQLTYGTATTNDYLIAVNAEDQAKQSLILHEIQLLMTEYNAQTTAGN; this comes from the coding sequence ATGATTAAAATAGAAAATAAACAAAAAATATTATGGCTCTTTGGCTTAATGCTGATATGCAACCATTGTGCAATGGCACAGCAAAGCAGTTCATTGTCTCTTGACAACTGCCTTGAAATGGCAAAACAGAATTATCCTTTAATAAAGCAATACACGTTGATTGAAAAAACTAAGGAATATTCCATTGCCAACGCTCAAAAAGGGTATTTGCCACAGTTCAACATTGCAGGGCAGGCAACCTATCAGTCAGACGTAACAAAAGTGCCGATTTCATTGCCCAACGTAACCATTCCCACAATGAGCAAAGACCAGTATAGGCTTTATGGCGAAGTATCGCAGTCCATTACAAACCTGTTTACCGTGAAAGACCAAAAGGAATACATCAATGCCAATTCCGAAATAGAAACACAAAAAACAGAAGTGGAACTTTACAAATTAAGGGAACGCATTAACAACCTCTTTTTCGGAATACTGTTGATTGACGCACAGATTAAGCAAACCGAATTACTTAAAAAGGATATTCAAAGCGGTATTGAAAAAGCCAATGTAGCCATTACCAACGGAGTTTCTATAAAAAGCACAGCCGATAATCTGAAAGCGGAATTGCTGAAAGCCAACCAACGCACCATAGAACTAAAAGCCACACGAAAAGGCTATGCAGATATGTTGGCTTTGTTCATTGGCAATCCGATTGATGAAAATACCGTGTTTGAAAAACCACATCGGCAAATGTTTTCCAGCACAATCAATCGTCCCGAACTGAAACTTTTTGACATGCAAAAAAAAACGTTTGACATACAGTACAAACTAATTACCAATAAAAATATGCCCCGTGTCAGTGTGTTTTTTCAAGGCGGTTTGGGCAGACCTGCATTGAATATGCTGGATAATGATTTTAAGGGATACTACATCGGTGGGCTTCGTTTGAATTGGAACATTACAGGTTTCTATACCTATAAAAACGAAAAGAGAACGCTTGCACTCAATCAGAGTTTTATAGATATACAAAGGGAAACATTTTTGTTCAATACCAACCTTGCACTAAAACAGCAAAACACTGATATAACCAAAATGCAGGAATTGATTGAAGCCGATAAAAGTATTGTAACACTTCGGGAAAGCGTGAAAGCCACAACGCAAAATCAGCTTACTTATGGTACGGCAACTACAAACGATTATCTCATTGCCGTAAATGCCGAAGACCAAGCAAAGCAAAGTTTGATTTTACACGAAATACAGCTTTTAATGACAGAGTATAACGCTCAAACAACAGCAGGAAATTAG
- a CDS encoding HlyD family efflux transporter periplasmic adaptor subunit, with amino-acid sequence MYKIKTIGLAAGIAILLTACNNNKVSFDASGSFEAEETIISSEATGTIKQFDVEEGQILLAGQAIGYIDSTQLYLKKKQLIAQVGAMLSKKPNISAQLAALQSQLTTAQKEKVRITNLVNGNATPQKQLDDINAQIDVIIKQIEAQKSSLDISTEGISKETVPVDVQIDQLNDQLAKCKIINPTNGTVLSKYAEVNEMTAAGKPLYKIADLSNIILRAYITSNQLTQVKLNQKVKVLTDDGKGGYKETEGTVTWINDKAEFTPKTIQTKDERANLVYAIKVKVKNDGWYKIGMYGEVLLNGEWRVENGEWKI; translated from the coding sequence ATGTATAAAATAAAAACAATCGGATTAGCAGCAGGCATCGCAATATTGCTTACAGCTTGCAACAACAATAAAGTTTCGTTTGATGCTTCGGGAAGTTTTGAAGCAGAAGAAACAATTATTTCATCGGAAGCCACAGGTACAATCAAGCAGTTTGATGTGGAAGAGGGGCAAATCTTACTGGCAGGGCAGGCAATTGGCTACATTGACAGCACACAGTTGTATTTGAAGAAAAAACAACTAATAGCACAGGTGGGTGCAATGCTTAGTAAAAAGCCCAACATATCAGCACAGTTGGCAGCTTTGCAATCGCAGCTTACTACGGCACAAAAAGAAAAAGTGCGTATTACTAATTTGGTAAATGGCAATGCCACACCACAAAAACAATTAGACGACATCAATGCACAAATTGACGTAATTATAAAGCAGATAGAAGCACAAAAATCTTCATTGGATATTTCCACAGAGGGCATCAGCAAAGAAACCGTACCCGTAGATGTGCAGATTGACCAACTGAATGACCAACTTGCAAAATGCAAAATTATCAATCCTACAAACGGAACGGTACTCTCTAAATATGCCGAAGTGAATGAAATGACGGCAGCAGGAAAACCGCTTTACAAAATTGCCGATTTGTCAAACATTATTCTTCGTGCCTACATCACAAGCAACCAACTCACACAAGTTAAACTAAATCAAAAAGTAAAAGTGTTGACCGATGATGGCAAAGGCGGTTACAAAGAAACAGAGGGAACAGTAACGTGGATAAATGACAAAGCAGAGTTTACGCCAAAAACCATTCAAACCAAAGACGAAAGGGCAAATTTGGTATATGCTATCAAGGTGAAAGTAAAAAATGACGGTTGGTACAAAATAGGTATGTATGGAGAGGTTTTGTTGAATGGAGAATGGAGAGTGGAGAATGGAGAGTGGAAAATTTAG
- a CDS encoding ABC transporter permease: MRTLKLLLRKEFKQIFRNKALLPLIFVVPIVQLLILPLAADYEVKNINISIVDHDHSTCSQQLISKITASGYFQLADYGASFNQAFKQIEKDKSDLILEIPEHFENNLLRENSDKLFIAVNAINGVKAGLGGAYLNQIITSFNNDIRVKWSQQPRFSPIPQIEVTSSNWFNKFMNYRFFMVPGILVVLVTMVCAYMCALNIVKEKEVGTIEQINVTPIKKYQFILAKIIPFWLIGMFNFSVGLFIVARLIFGIMPVGSIFLLYAYLSIYLIALLGLGLLISTFAETQQQAMSIAFFFIMIFMLMSGLFTSIDSMPTWAYYIAKCIPVTYFIEVVRMIILKGSGFTDIKYHFLIMIGFTILLNGLAIWNYKKTS; this comes from the coding sequence ATGAGAACTTTAAAACTTTTATTACGAAAAGAGTTTAAACAAATCTTTCGCAACAAAGCATTACTGCCCTTGATTTTTGTTGTGCCGATAGTACAGCTACTGATACTTCCATTGGCAGCTGATTATGAAGTAAAGAATATCAATATTTCAATCGTTGACCACGACCATTCAACTTGTTCGCAACAACTGATTTCAAAAATTACAGCTTCGGGATATTTTCAGTTGGCAGATTATGGTGCATCATTCAATCAAGCCTTTAAGCAGATAGAAAAAGACAAATCCGATTTAATTTTGGAAATACCTGAACATTTTGAAAATAATCTGTTGCGTGAAAATTCTGATAAGCTGTTTATTGCTGTTAATGCAATTAATGGAGTAAAAGCAGGTTTGGGCGGGGCTTATCTAAATCAAATTATTACTTCATTTAATAATGATATTCGGGTTAAATGGTCACAGCAACCAAGGTTCAGTCCAATACCACAAATTGAAGTAACATCTTCTAATTGGTTCAATAAATTTATGAATTATCGTTTTTTTATGGTACCCGGTATATTAGTAGTGTTGGTAACAATGGTTTGTGCCTATATGTGTGCATTGAATATTGTAAAAGAAAAGGAGGTAGGAACAATAGAACAAATCAACGTTACACCTATTAAAAAGTATCAATTTATTTTGGCAAAAATAATCCCATTTTGGTTGATTGGGATGTTTAATTTTAGTGTTGGTTTATTTATTGTGGCACGATTAATTTTCGGCATTATGCCGGTTGGAAGCATATTCTTACTTTATGCTTATTTGTCAATTTATCTTATCGCACTATTAGGCTTGGGATTACTAATTTCAACCTTTGCTGAAACACAACAACAAGCAATGTCTATAGCATTTTTCTTTATTATGATTTTTATGCTGATGAGTGGTTTATTTACGTCTATTGATAGTATGCCGACCTGGGCTTATTACATCGCAAAGTGTATCCCGGTAACCTATTTTATTGAAGTAGTACGTATGATAATTTTAAAGGGAAGCGGTTTTACTGACATAAAATATCATTTCTTGATTATGATTGGTTTTACAATTTTATTAAATGGATTAGCGATTTGGAATTATAAGAAAACGAGTTAA
- a CDS encoding DNA-3-methyladenine glycosylase: MSKLLQPFYLQESAVEVARQLLGKELCTNINGKLTSGIITETEAYMGVDDKASHAWNNRRTQRTEIMYCQGGVAYIYLCYGIHSLFNVVTNIQDVPHAVLVRSISPKRGIELIKKRRPVNKPLKQIASGPGMVSQALGIDCSMTGTSLLGNKIWIENSDLQILSKQITTTARIGVDYAGPDAMLPYRFIINPEIYN; the protein is encoded by the coding sequence ATGAGTAAGTTGTTACAACCATTCTACTTACAGGAAAGTGCTGTTGAAGTTGCCAGACAATTATTAGGCAAAGAACTTTGTACTAATATAAATGGAAAACTAACTTCAGGAATTATTACAGAGACAGAAGCCTATATGGGTGTTGACGATAAAGCTTCGCATGCATGGAACAACAGACGCACACAACGAACTGAAATCATGTATTGTCAGGGGGGTGTTGCCTATATTTATCTTTGTTATGGTATTCATTCGCTCTTTAATGTTGTAACCAACATTCAAGATGTTCCACATGCTGTACTTGTCAGAAGTATCTCTCCAAAAAGAGGAATTGAACTCATCAAAAAAAGAAGACCGGTAAACAAGCCACTGAAACAAATTGCTTCAGGACCGGGTATGGTTTCTCAGGCATTAGGCATTGACTGCAGCATGACAGGCACATCACTACTTGGAAATAAAATATGGATAGAAAATAGTGACTTGCAAATCTTATCAAAACAAATAACCACAACAGCAAGAATTGGCGTTGATTATGCAGGCCCTGATGCCATGCTGCCTTATCGCTTTATAATAAATCCTGAAATATATAATTGA
- a CDS encoding four helix bundle protein: MIQEKSLAFAIRIVKLYKLLAENKKEYVLSKQLLRSGTAIGALTREGEHAQSKADFLNKMNIALKEANETLYWLILLKETEYLSQLEFQSIYIDAEELLKILVSIVKTTKAKLNK, translated from the coding sequence ATGATACAAGAAAAAAGTTTAGCATTTGCTATTAGGATTGTAAAGCTATACAAGTTGCTTGCAGAAAACAAAAAGGAATATGTACTTTCAAAACAACTATTGCGAAGCGGTACAGCTATTGGAGCTTTGACAAGAGAAGGCGAACACGCCCAATCAAAAGCCGATTTTCTAAACAAAATGAACATTGCTCTGAAAGAAGCAAATGAGACTTTGTATTGGTTAATTCTATTGAAGGAAACAGAATATTTGTCGCAGTTAGAATTTCAATCAATCTACATTGATGCCGAAGAACTATTGAAGATATTGGTAAGCATTGTAAAAACAACGAAAGCAAAACTTAATAAATAA
- a CDS encoding DUF6790 family protein — MTNNIDNKANIFYITSVSVLTFVLPTFGFITEHFITDTAPSFDLFSKWFIFSAVGLRLFFAGVKQVKNPEFTAKQIFHIDSPDSFPILRELGFANICFGMTAIVSLFKPEWRIVSAFASGIYYGIAGIQHGLKKISGINEKFALWTDMFIFVILLIYFITSI; from the coding sequence ATGACCAATAACATTGATAACAAAGCAAACATATTTTACATCACCAGTGTAAGCGTCCTGACATTTGTTTTACCAACTTTTGGTTTTATTACTGAGCATTTTATAACTGACACCGCTCCTTCGTTTGACTTATTCAGCAAATGGTTCATTTTTTCTGCGGTTGGGCTACGCTTGTTTTTTGCAGGAGTCAAACAAGTTAAGAACCCTGAATTTACTGCAAAACAAATTTTTCATATTGACAGTCCCGACAGCTTTCCAATTCTTCGTGAATTAGGTTTTGCAAACATTTGCTTCGGGATGACGGCTATTGTTTCGTTGTTTAAACCAGAGTGGAGAATTGTGAGTGCATTTGCAAGTGGAATTTATTATGGCATTGCAGGTATTCAACACGGACTAAAAAAGATTTCAGGTATCAACGAAAAGTTTGCCTTATGGACCGACATGTTTATTTTTGTTATTCTTTTGATATACTTTATAACAAGTATTTAA
- the mtgA gene encoding monofunctional biosynthetic peptidoglycan transglycosylase, with protein MKNLFIRIRKILWNIIKWFFILSIAGVILFRFVPIPFTPLMIIRFVEQVFDSERDIQFKKDWEPISNISPLLVKAVITSEDQRFNEHFGLDMEAIQKAANYNEKHKNKKRGASTISQQTAKNVFLFPSRTWIRKGFEVYFTFLIEIFWSKERIMEVYLNVIELGNGIYGAEAASEYYFSKPASKLSVHQAASLAAILPLPLKWSPTKPNARVVRRTEWIKRYMKYAEGLQE; from the coding sequence ATGAAAAACCTATTTATCAGAATCAGAAAAATTTTGTGGAATATCATTAAATGGTTTTTTATTTTAAGTATTGCCGGTGTAATACTTTTTCGTTTTGTGCCAATCCCCTTTACTCCATTGATGATTATTCGTTTTGTAGAACAGGTGTTTGATTCTGAGCGCGACATACAATTCAAAAAAGACTGGGAGCCAATTTCAAACATTTCGCCACTATTGGTAAAAGCTGTTATCACCAGCGAAGACCAGCGATTTAACGAACACTTTGGCCTGGACATGGAAGCCATTCAGAAAGCTGCAAACTACAATGAGAAACATAAAAACAAAAAACGAGGAGCAAGTACCATTTCACAGCAAACGGCCAAGAATGTTTTCTTGTTTCCATCGCGCACTTGGATACGCAAAGGATTTGAAGTTTATTTTACTTTCCTGATTGAAATTTTCTGGAGTAAGGAGCGCATCATGGAAGTGTATTTAAATGTCATTGAACTGGGCAATGGTATTTATGGTGCAGAAGCTGCTTCGGAATATTATTTCAGTAAACCGGCAAGCAAGTTAAGTGTACATCAGGCAGCATCGTTGGCAGCCATACTACCACTACCTTTAAAATGGTCGCCAACAAAGCCCAATGCTCGCGTAGTCCGAAGGACTGAATGGATTAAACGCTACATGAAATATGCAGAGGGGTTACAAGAGTAA